In Argiope bruennichi chromosome 4, qqArgBrue1.1, whole genome shotgun sequence, a single window of DNA contains:
- the LOC129967150 gene encoding 39S ribosomal protein L12, mitochondrial-like has translation MSLLRQSIRCCLIKRIHQYSLDLQCNNYRQHRLWRLYCSSAISHPTPDGSEKSYSPKVLSIVEEIAKLPLIEVANLNECLKKKLNIKDVPMMMGAAPVAAPAAAGDDEGESEPQVTKSSFTVKLASFDAAKKIALIKEVKNLMEGMNLVQAKQFIESAPQVLKADIAKDEAENIKKSLEAVGAVCEIS, from the exons atgtcTTTATTAAGGCAGAGTATCAGATGTTGTCTCATAAAAAGAATACACCAATATTCATTAGACTTACAGTGTAATAATTACAGACAACATCGACTATGGAG gctTTATTGTAGTTCTGCAATTTCCCATCCAACACCGGATGGATCTGAAAAATCTTACTCACCAAAAGTCTTAAGTATAGTTGAAGAAATAGCAAAATTACCTCTAATAGAAGTTGCTAATTTAAATGAATGCTTAAAA aaaaaattaaatattaaggatGTTCCCATGATGATGGGGGCTGCTCCTGTTGCTGCGCCAGCTGCAGCTGGTGATGAT gaaGGTGAAAGTGAACCTCAAGTCACAAAAAGCTCATTTACTGTTAAATTAGCCTCATTTGATGCTGCCAAGAAAATTGCATTAATCAAGGAAGTAAAGAATCTAATGGAAGGCATGAACTTAGTCCAA gCAAAACAATTCATTGAAAGTGCTCCTCAAGTACTCAAGGCAGACATTGCTAAAGATGAagcagaaaacattaaaaaatcattagagGCTGTTGGTGCTGTTTGTGAGATTTCATAA